Within the Campylobacterota bacterium genome, the region ATTTACTTTTGTGTAAACTACCTATGCCTCACTGAGCACTCATCATTTTTAAACAGGCTCCTGATAACCACCCTTGAGGTGCTCATAGGCGGCACGCACCTTTTTAAACATATCTTCACTTCCGCCGGGGGCATCTGGATGGTGCCGCTTAGCAAGCCTGTAATACGCTTTTTTGATGTCTCCTGATGTTGGTTTTACACCGTGTTCAAAACCCAAAACTTCAAGGCTATGATCATACCCTGTGGCCCTTGCTGTTCTTTTTTCCCTTTTTTTACAGTTAAAGAATTTATCACTATCCCGTGCTCCGGCATCACGCAATAATGCATAAATTTTCTCATAAGTCTGACTAAAACCACCACGAGCAATTTTAAAAATGGTATAAGCAACCATCAAATGATCTGCGGGAGTTTGCCCTCTTTTATCTGTCGCATTAACGTCGGCTCCATGCGCAATTAAAAGTTTTACTAGATCATACTCTGCACTTGTAATTGCAAGCATTAATGGAGAAACCCCATCGTTTGCTGCAATATTAACATTTGCACCTTGTGCAAGAAGCGATTGAACCTGCCCGTAATCTTTGTTTTCAACGGCAATCATTAAGGGCGTTCGTCCATACATATCCTGAGCATTAAGTTGTTCTTGTATGCTAGCACGCCATTCTGCTGACTGGGTAGCA harbors:
- a CDS encoding ankyrin repeat domain-containing protein is translated as MPSRSRLPKMPQGVKLQAPKVEVPKFKVPLPLVREAACTRQQPVLTKPLFPVVQSKQQVATKLDTPSVTKRFFAACGIRQPLFDTRPHIQTRSFSSWKSIFADIFGLSGKVNQAQQNEPKGKSAKRKIKIEDATQSAEWRASIQEQLNAQDMYGRTPLMIAVENKDYGQVQSLLAQGANVNIAANDGVSPLMLAITSAEYDLVKLLIAHGADVNATDKRGQTPADHLMVAYTIFKIARGGFSQTYEKIYALLRDAGARDSDKFFNCKKREKRTARATGYDHSLEVLGFEHGVKPTSGDIKKAYYRLAKRHHPDAPGGSEDMFKKVRAAYEHLKGGYQEPV